The Thermoleophilia bacterium region GGTTTTGTACCGATTAGAGATTTCGGCCGATTCGCGGCGAAGCTGCTGGATGTTGTGTTCGAGGGCACGCCATTCCCGGGGATCGTCGCCCGGCGCCATCAGCTCTTCGACGGTGATCGAGAAGTCCTTCTTCCGCAGCAGCACCCAGGTCTGGTTGTGGACGCGCTGGTCGATCCTCACGATTTCGAAGGCGCGGCCCCAGTGTTCGTTCATCCACCATTCCGACATCAGCACCATCGGTCCACCTTCGTCCCAGGGATGGTCATGGCTCAGGACATTCATGCCGATCCGGTTCGGATCCCAGGGTTCACCGGCGACCGACTCCGAGTTCCATTCCCCCATGTAACTCGCCATCAGCAGCCCGCCCGGTTTCAGAACGCGGTGCAGCTCGAACAGCCAGGCGGGGGAGGAATCAGTGAGGTGGGCGAACACCGAAATCGCCCAGGCGAGGTCGACGCTCCCGTCCGCGAAATCAAGCGGGGGCTCGGTTCCGCAGCGGGAGACATGCAGCGGCGGACAAAGGTTTTCGTTCAGCCAATTGACGCTGGACTGGTCGATGTCGACGCCGTGAAACTCAGCGGTTTCGGCCTCCTCGTGGAAGTGGCGGAGCGTGCGGCCTGCGCCGCAGCCGAAGTCGAGCACAGTTCGTCCGCTGAAGTCGTAGTCCGGCGGCAGCATGCGTCGGAGCGACTCGCTGGTCGATCTGCCGACCGAGTCGTACGTGCCTTCGACGGTTCCATCGTTCCCGGGAAGCGCCGACACCCGGTTCATGAGCCGATACGGGGGATATGGGCGGTCCACGATCAGCGTCCGGTTGCGAGCGTGACCATCAGACTCAGCGCCAGCTTCAGGGTGATGCCGCAGTAGACGGCCAGGTTGAGGATCGCCGGGTTGTTTTCCGCGTCGAAGCGGCGGTAGAAGCGTCCCATGCCGCGATGGAAAGCGACCTCCTGCCTGAAGCCGCGCCGCTTGCCACTGGAGCCGCCCTTGATGTGGAGGACTGTGCCGGCCGGCTCGTAGAATACCTTCCAACCGGCCAGCCAGAAGCGGCGGCACCAGTCGAGGTCCTCCATGTAGAGCCAATAGCCCTCATCGAGCGGCCCGGCGTCGGTCATGGCCTCCCGTCGGACCATCATGAAGGCGCCGTTGATCGCGTCGATCTCGCCCGGCTCGTCATCGCCGAGGTCCGTCGCCCGGTACTGGGACAGTGAAGACCCGGCATTTTCCTTGCGGCCGATGCCGCTGAAGTGGGCCAGTGCGCCGAGGGGCGTCGGGAACGAGCGCTTGCAGGCGTGGTCGAGCTCGCCCGAGGGAGTGACCAGCTTGACCCCGGCCATGCCGATCGCCGGATCAACCTCGAGGCGCGTAAGTGCCGCGTCGAGCGAACCTTCGTAGACCTCGGTGTCGGGATTGAGCAGGAGGACGAACGGCGCCTCGGTCTTACGGAGCACGAGGTTGTTGGCCGCCGAGAACCCGACGTTGCTTTCCCGGATCAACTCAACGGCGGGAAATTCGGCGGCGACCATGTCGGGGGTCGAATCGGTACTGCCGCTGTCGACCACGGTGACCTTCATCCCCGGCGTCGGTGGATTGGCTTCGAGCGAGGCCAGACAGCGCCGCAACAGCCCTTCGGCCCCGTGGCTGACGATCACTACCTCGAGGTCTGGCCGCGGCATGGGATCAGGCTATGGCACCCGGAGTGGCTCGGGCGCCCGGCGGGGTTCTAGAAAGCGCCGTCTCCGCGGATCACGGCTCTGGGGGTGCGGGCCAGGATCGAGATGTCGCCGGCGATCGTCAGGTTGTCGAGGTAATCACGCTCGAGAGCGAGCCGCTCTTCGAAGCTGAGGCTGCCGCGGCCCGCGACCTGCATCGGGCCGGTCAGGCCGGGCTTGACGCTGAGGCGCTGGCGCTGGCGCTCGTCGTAGAGCGCGACCACCGCTTCTTCTTCGGGACGGGGGCCGACCAGCGACATGTCGCCTTTCAGGACGTTGATGAACTGGGGGATCTCGTCCATGCTCGAGCGCCTGAGGAATCGCCCGAAGCGGGTGATCCGGGGGTCGTTCGGAATCTTGAACATCGGTTCTTCGAGCGCGTCGAGGTCGATCAGGTCGTCGAGCTGCGATTCGGCGTCGGCAACCATGGTGCGCAGCTTGAACATCGTGAAGCGCTTGCCGTTCTTGCCCACCCGGACCTGCCGGAAGAACACTGGGCCCTTCGAGTCGAGCTTGATGATGACGGCCGAGAGCAGCAGGATCGGCGAGGTCAGCATGAGCAGTGCCGCGGAGACGCTGAAGTCGAGGGCGCGCTTGATCGCCAGCGTCGAGCGCGGGGGGATGCTGAAGTGGAAGTCCAGCATCGGCACTTCGGCGACGCGGTTCAGCTCGGTGTCGGGGCCGAGCACTTCCTGGTTCGCGGGCACGAGTGTGACTGCGACTCCGAATTCCCGGCAGTCGTTGATGATCGAGCCGATCGCCCGGGAGTCGAGGCTGTCGTCAGCGATGACGACCCTGCTGATCTCCCGGTCCTGGGCCACCTCGGAGAGGTTCTCGATCCCACCGAAGTACTTGACGCCGAGGTCGGCCGGGCCGCTGTGCTCACCGTTCGCCGAGGGTGCCACGAAGCCGCTCAGCTGGATCGCGTTGCCGGCTTCCTGGGTGAGGCGCTTCGCAACCAGGGCCGCCTTGGAACCGGAACCGACGATGATCGTCTTCTCCGGGTCGGCCACCGTTCGGTAGAGGCTCCGCACGATGCTGCGCAGGACGATCGAGATCATCACGGCGACGCCGCCGATGACGATCATCGCGGCGCTGGAGAAGACCGGCATCGGCAGCAGCTCGGTCAGGGTCTTGGCAACGACGACGGTGATCGCTGCCGTGGCCAGCAGGGAGGGAATTTCTTCCCCGGTGCGGTGCTGGATCCGGCGGTCGTCCCGGTCGTAGAGGTTGTAGAGCTTGGCGATGAAGATCCAGAGTGGAACGATCATCGTGGCCCAGAAGAGGTTCTCGTCGGTGAGTTTGCCGATCTCCCAGGCGACGAAGATGCTGCCCGCGATGCCCGTCGTGTCGGCCAGAGCCAGTGCCCAGCGCCTCAGACGACGAAGCTGGGCGGCGGAATTCGGGCGCGTTGAGTGCTGAGAAACGGGATCAGGACTCGCGTTGCCCGCCTCGAAAGGTGCTTTCGAATCAGTGTCGGGACTGGGGGTGCGGCTCACTCAGCTTTCCTTTTGAGCCCGTTCTGGACGAAACTGACTAGGTATTCACACCTTGTAACCACCGGCTAGGGCAATAGGTGCGCTCTCGCTACAGACTTTTTATCGTAGTGACCGGTCTTGTCCTTGTACGGGTGTCATTGACGGAACGGATGCAGGTTTAACCATCGTCTGAGTCCCTACCCCGTTTGTTGCAGGCCATAACCTTCGAGGAGTAGCGTTCGGGGGTTAGAAATGGCCAAAAAAGCGACCCCGAATCCGCTTTCTCCCTTCACTCCAGAGGTTCGCCGTTGGTTCGAAGCCTCCTTCGAAGGGCCCACGCGAGCCCAGGCCGAGGGCTGGAAAGCGATCAGTGGCGGCAAGAACACGCTGATCTGCGCCCCGACCGGCTCCGGCAAGACCCTGGCCAGCTTCCTCTGGGGCATCGACAGCCTCGCCCGGCGCCCGGATCGCGCTCCGGGAGTGAAGCTGGTCTACGTCTCGCCACTGAAGGCACTTTCTTACGACATCGACCGCAACCTGAAGGCACCGCTGCGCGGCATCGGGTCCGATATCTCGGTCGCGCTGCGGACCGGCGACACGCCGCAGTCGGAACGGGCCCGGATGCGCCGCAACCCGCCCGACATCCTGATCACCACCCCGGAATCGCTCTACCTGATGCTTTCCTCGGGGGCAAGGGAGATCTTCCACTCGGTGGAGACGGTGATCGTCGACGAGATCCATGCGGTGGCCGCAACCAAGCGCGGTGCCCATCTGGCCCTGACCCTGGAGCGCCTGGACCATCTGGTCCAACACGGAATCGAAGGCGAAAACGGAGAAAACGGGGCCACTGACGAAGATTCGGGAGCAAATAGCTCCCCGATCGCGCTCAGAAGCGTTCAGCGCATCGGACTTTCGGCCACCCAGCGGCCACTGGAGCGCATTGCGAAGTTCCTGGCCGGCCCGAAACGGGAATGCGAGATCGTCGATGCCGGCGAGCCCAAGAAGCTCGACCTCGAAATCGTGGTGCCGGTCAAGGACATGAGCAATCCGGTGGTCAGTGACCAGTCGGTCGGCGGGCCCGGTGAAGGTCACGCTCGTTCGATCTGGCCGGCGATCTACCCCGAACTGCTGGCCCTGGTGAAGGAACACACCTCGACCATCATCTTCGTCAACAACCGCCGCGCCGCCGAACGGCTTGCTCAACGGCTGAACGAGCTCGATGAAGACGGTGAGACCGAAGAATCGCCCAATCCCACCGCGACCGAGACGGCCCGGATCTCCGAAGACGAAGAGGCCGGGCCGGTTCTGGCCAAGGCCCACCACGGTTCGCTGTCCCACGATGAACGCACC contains the following coding sequences:
- a CDS encoding sugar transferase, producing the protein MSRTPSPDTDSKAPFEAGNASPDPVSQHSTRPNSAAQLRRLRRWALALADTTGIAGSIFVAWEIGKLTDENLFWATMIVPLWIFIAKLYNLYDRDDRRIQHRTGEEIPSLLATAAITVVVAKTLTELLPMPVFSSAAMIVIGGVAVMISIVLRSIVRSLYRTVADPEKTIIVGSGSKAALVAKRLTQEAGNAIQLSGFVAPSANGEHSGPADLGVKYFGGIENLSEVAQDREISRVVIADDSLDSRAIGSIINDCREFGVAVTLVPANQEVLGPDTELNRVAEVPMLDFHFSIPPRSTLAIKRALDFSVSAALLMLTSPILLLSAVIIKLDSKGPVFFRQVRVGKNGKRFTMFKLRTMVADAESQLDDLIDLDALEEPMFKIPNDPRITRFGRFLRRSSMDEIPQFINVLKGDMSLVGPRPEEEAVVALYDERQRQRLSVKPGLTGPMQVAGRGSLSFEERLALERDYLDNLTIAGDISILARTPRAVIRGDGAF
- a CDS encoding class I SAM-dependent methyltransferase, with the protein product MNRVSALPGNDGTVEGTYDSVGRSTSESLRRMLPPDYDFSGRTVLDFGCGAGRTLRHFHEEAETAEFHGVDIDQSSVNWLNENLCPPLHVSRCGTEPPLDFADGSVDLAWAISVFAHLTDSSPAWLFELHRVLKPGGLLMASYMGEWNSESVAGEPWDPNRIGMNVLSHDHPWDEGGPMVLMSEWWMNEHWGRAFEIVRIDQRVHNQTWVLLRKKDFSITVEELMAPGDDPREWRALEHNIQQLRRESAEISNRYKTSLSWRVTRPLRAIRALLRRS
- a CDS encoding glycosyltransferase family 2 protein, which encodes MPRPDLEVVIVSHGAEGLLRRCLASLEANPPTPGMKVTVVDSGSTDSTPDMVAAEFPAVELIRESNVGFSAANNLVLRKTEAPFVLLLNPDTEVYEGSLDAALTRLEVDPAIGMAGVKLVTPSGELDHACKRSFPTPLGALAHFSGIGRKENAGSSLSQYRATDLGDDEPGEIDAINGAFMMVRREAMTDAGPLDEGYWLYMEDLDWCRRFWLAGWKVFYEPAGTVLHIKGGSSGKRRGFRQEVAFHRGMGRFYRRFDAENNPAILNLAVYCGITLKLALSLMVTLATGR